From Candidatus Lernaella stagnicola:
AAACCGGTCAAGCCGCCGCCGAAATCGATGCGGTGATCGCCGGAAACCCATCGCCCGTAAAAGTTGGAGTAACGCGTCGGGCCGGGCGCGATCAGCGAATTCGCCAGGGGGTCGAGAGCCGGGTCGCGCCACACTTCGTTGCTATAGGTGAATTGGAAGAAATCGGTTTTCGGGGGAGTCGATGTAAGCGTGTCATCTTCGGCGGAAACGGGAGCACCGAGCAACAACACTATGAAAACCAGCCAAAGCGCGCGCCTCATAACCGCAGCGTAGCACTAGGCCGCGGGGCACGTCCACAACTCATTCGCCGTTATTGCCGTTGTCGCCGTTTGTGCGATTCTCAAAAACCTGCGCCGAAATTTCCCGCACGCTGGAGATTTTGTGCTTGCTGATAATATTGCCGCCCGCGCCGCGTCCTTTGACCAACACTTCCGATAGATCGTAGTAGTGATCGGTCCGGATGCGCGGTTTTTTACGCAACTTCACGTAGACGAGAATCCGGTCGCCCGGCACGCAGAACAAGACCTTCGGCTTTTTCGCATTGCCCGCAATATTGTAAGGGCGTTCCCGCGTTACGCCGCCGACTGTGAAACGCTTCACCCAGGCTTTTCCGCTGAGGATATCTTCATAAATCAGGTTGAACACCGCCTCGCGGTCCTCGAGCGTAAATAACTGAACGTGGATAATGTTTTCGCCTACGAAGACTTTGTCGCCGACCTTCACAACCTGCATCGTGCCGTTTTGCAGCATCACCAGCACGTCATCCAAGCTGGAACACGCGCCCAGGTCCTCGGCGTTTTTTAGCCCCGTGCCGATGAAGCCGCCTTCGCGATCGACGTACAGCTTCTCGGTGCGCGCCACGACCTCGACCGCCTTGATCGTGTCGAAATCCTCGATCACCGTCTTGCGTTCGCGGCCCTCGCCGTAGGTTTCCTGCAGGTAATCGAACCAGTCGATCGTGTACTGCGTGATGCTTCGCAGGTGACGTTTGACCTTCTTGATGTCCTTGTCGATGGCCAGCAGTTCGTCGCGCGCCCGTTCGGCGTCCCAGGCGCTGATGCGGCGCATCTTCACCTCGGTGAGCATTACGAGGTCATCTTCATTGACTTCCCGCCGGAGTACCTTCTTGAAGGGTTCCAGGCCCGTTCGAATATTATCGAGCACCGCTTCCCACGTTTCGGCCTTCTCGATGCGCAAATAAATCCGGTTTTCGACGAATATCTGCACCAGGCTCTTGTGGTGCCATTTCGTCTCCAATTGATCCAATTGGTACTGTAGGTCGCTCCGGAGCAATTCCCGCGTCTGTTCGGCCGCGTGAGCGATTATCTCCATGGCGCCCATCGACTCCGGTCGCCCGTTGACGATTACCATGCCGTTCGGGCTGTGGCTGACTTCGCAATCGGTGAAGGCGTAAAGCTGGTCGATGGCCTGGTCCAGGTCGACGCCACGCTGGAAAGTCGCCTGGATGTCGACCTCCGCCGCCGTGTTGTCTTCCACCTTGGCCAGTTTGATTTTCCCCTTGTCGGCGGCGGCCAAAATCGAATCGATCAGCGATGTGGTCGTAGTCCCGTACGGAATCTCTTTGATGACGACCGTTTTGCCCTTACCGATTTCGATCTTTGCCCGCACCTTCACGCGGCTTCCCGGCCGGCCGTCTTGGTAGTTGGACACGTCCGCCGAGCCGCCGGTCGGAAAATCGGGCAGCAATTCGAAAGGCTCTTTGCGCAAGTAGGCTTTGAGTGCTTCGAGCACTTCGATGAAATTGTGCGGCAGCAGGCGCGTGGAAAGGCCAACCGCGATACCTTCGGCGCCGGTGACCAGCAGGACCGGAAAACGCGCGGGGAGGCTGATCGGCTCTTTGTTGCGTCCGTCGTAGGACTTCTTGTATTCCGTGAGATGCGGCGCGAACAATACGTCCTTAGCGAACTTTGTCAGCCGCGCCTCGATATAGCGCGCCGCCGCGGCGGAGTCGCCCGTGACAGGGTCGCCCCAGTTTCCCTGCGTGTCGATCAGCAGGTTGTGCTGCCCCATGCCGACCAGCGCCGCGCCGATCGACGCATCACCGTGGGGATGGAACTGCATCGTATGTCCGATGATGTTCGCCACCTTGTTGTAGCGACCATCGTCCATCCGCCACATGGCGTACATCAGCCGGCGTTGCACGGGCTTGAAGCCG
This genomic window contains:
- a CDS encoding DNA gyrase/topoisomerase IV subunit A, producing the protein MAKRKRGTKKKNAQEELPLASGAKAKNLTLEHTYRDYFLQYASYVITDRAIPDVADGFKPVQRRLMYAMWRMDDGRYNKVANIIGHTMQFHPHGDASIGAALVGMGQHNLLIDTQGNWGDPVTGDSAAAARYIEARLTKFAKDVLFAPHLTEYKKSYDGRNKEPISLPARFPVLLVTGAEGIAVGLSTRLLPHNFIEVLEALKAYLRKEPFELLPDFPTGGSADVSNYQDGRPGSRVKVRAKIEIGKGKTVVIKEIPYGTTTTSLIDSILAAADKGKIKLAKVEDNTAAEVDIQATFQRGVDLDQAIDQLYAFTDCEVSHSPNGMVIVNGRPESMGAMEIIAHAAEQTRELLRSDLQYQLDQLETKWHHKSLVQIFVENRIYLRIEKAETWEAVLDNIRTGLEPFKKVLRREVNEDDLVMLTEVKMRRISAWDAERARDELLAIDKDIKKVKRHLRSITQYTIDWFDYLQETYGEGRERKTVIEDFDTIKAVEVVARTEKLYVDREGGFIGTGLKNAEDLGACSSLDDVLVMLQNGTMQVVKVGDKVFVGENIIHVQLFTLEDREAVFNLIYEDILSGKAWVKRFTVGGVTRERPYNIAGNAKKPKVLFCVPGDRILVYVKLRKKPRIRTDHYYDLSEVLVKGRGAGGNIISKHKISSVREISAQVFENRTNGDNGNNGE